In a genomic window of Zingiber officinale cultivar Zhangliang chromosome 9B, Zo_v1.1, whole genome shotgun sequence:
- the LOC122022809 gene encoding probable protein phosphatase 2C 32 produces MSRLAHSHFGHPKKALEAYFGLLDGHGGKGATEFASKKMGEYIVDEVLSSSKEDFNDVDRAVWDGYLKTDSEFLKKGMDGGASCVTALLRGDILIVSNVGDCRVVLCRSGKVEALTFDLCPSREDERQQIKILLK; encoded by the exons ATGTCTAGGCTCGCACATAGTCATTTTGGTCATCCTAAGAAAGCTTTGGAG GCTTACTTTGGCCTTTTGGATGGCCATGGAGGTAAGGGAGCTACAGAATTTGCTTCGAAAAAAATGGGAGAGTACATTGTAGACGAAGTGTTGTCGAGCAgcaaagaagacttcaatgatGTAGATCGAGCTGTTTGGGATGGATACTTGAAAACTGATTCAGAGTTCCTGAAGAAAGGAATGGATGGAGGGGCTTCCTGTGTCACTGCCTTGCTTAGAGGTGACATTCTGATAGTGTCCAATGTTGGTGATTGTCGTGTTGTATTGTGTCGCTCTGGTAAAGTAGAGGCCCTTACATTTGATCTCTGCCCTTCTCGTGAAGATGAAAGACAACAAATT AAAATACTTTTGAAGTAA